The Pongo abelii isolate AG06213 chromosome 23, NHGRI_mPonAbe1-v2.0_pri, whole genome shotgun sequence nucleotide sequence ACCTACAAGCGGAGAGCCATAGAGCACATGCTGCAGATAGAGGCCTCCCAGGAGCCCTCGCACGTGTTCAGCCTGAAGCAGCTGCTGCAGAGGTGGGTGCCTGGTGTGGACGGAGAGCTTGCGGGATCCAGGGTAGGACACCCCGTGAGCCGTGGGGAagcttctttctccctctcaccCAACAAGCCTGTTTCTCCCTGGGGTCGAGCTGAGCACCAGGCTTCCCAGGGTCTTCAGGGACGTTATCTCCTTTCCCTCTGCCCCTGCTCCAGCCATGCCCCTTACTTCCAATACCCTCCCCACACCTCTCACGCACCCGCCTCTCCCCCAAGCACATGCTGCTTCCACGCCTTCTCTCCCCTctgggactccagcctgggctccctTACCTGGAATTCTCCCCTGCGCTTGCTCGCTGGCTTCCCCACTCCTTGGGGCCTCAGCTGGGAACCCTGCCCTGACACCCCCAGGCGAGCTGTCCCTCCCTGCCCTGCAGGTAACCACACCGTCCAATAAGAGCCTATTGACTCCCCTGTTTCCCGAGGCGTGTGAACCCCGCAACCCCCACTATGGCTGATTTGGTCATGTTTGTGCCTCTTGCATCTGGCGGTGGGCCTGGTAGGTCGGAGCTCCACACATATTTGTTGTCTGAAGGAGGAGAAGACCCCCACTGCCCCACcacatgcacgcgcacacacacacacacaccctgccgC carries:
- the LOC100432233 gene encoding serine hydrolase-like protein; this translates as MSGSLSPITFWGQTQLCLSGLISELKLAVPWGHIAAKAWGSLQGPPVLCLHGWLDNANSFDRLIPLLPPDFYYVAMDFGGHGLSSHYSPGVPYNLQTFVSEIRRVVAALKWNRFSILGHSFGGVVGATFSCTFPEMVDKLTLLDTLLFPLESNEMENLLTYKRRAIEHMLQIEASQEPSHVFSLKQLLQRWVPGVDGELAGSRVGHPVSRGEASFSLSPNKPVSPWGRAEHQASQGLQGRYLLSLCPCSSHAPYFQYPPHTSHAPASPPSTCCFHAFSPLWDSSLGSLTWNSPLRLLAGFPTPWGLSWEPCPDTPRRAVPPCPAGNHTVQ